From a single Drosophila sulfurigaster albostrigata strain 15112-1811.04 chromosome 3, ASM2355843v2, whole genome shotgun sequence genomic region:
- the LOC133842047 gene encoding sodium-dependent nutrient amino acid transporter 1 → MESTQYGKLNRLINNNISINLTNEKNCAVYAPTTELLTMDINSEEAQEQREAAEEQTQPQERDQWGKGVEFLFSCIALSVGLGNVWRFPFIALENGGGAFLIPYLVVLLLVGRPVYYLEVLIGQFASRGCIRAFDMVPLMKGVAYGQVYSTALATTYYACIMALTIRYLVVSFSEVLPWTYCLVEWGPQCVATGVTDSNATHSGPGISSAELYFTRTVLREPDNLDDGGLGTPSWEMVLCLLVTWIIIAITLFKGIRSSGKASYFLALFPYVIMLILLIRALTLPGAWQGIAYFVKPQWDQLLNPHVWYAAITQMFFSLAICFGTLVMYASFNDFRKQVHKDVIIITSIDSFTSILAGCIIFGILGNLAHETNTTDISSVVKGGAGLAFISYPEAIAKFKYLPQLFAALFFFMLLVLGIGSNIGMASSVINVVKDRFPHLPHWQLAIGASVIGFLCGLVYMTPGGQFVLNLVDFYGCTFIALVLAIAELLAVGWIYGVKRLCSDIDFMLNVKTGFYWRICWAIVAPGLMFLVLVYMLFSYEPLTYKGVAYPQEAYMAGWLIWGLGVAQLPFWAIYTIYQQPANSFSGKLKLALQPTADWGPRQPQQMEAYLQHRRQEADMKTERRAFFIDNIFG, encoded by the exons ATGGAGTCGACACAGTACGGCAAACTTAATAGATTGATTAACAACAATATTAGCATAAACCTAACGAACGAGAAAAACTGCGCGGTTTATGCACCGACCACTGAGTTG CTGACGATGGACATTAACAGCGAAGAGGCACAGGAACAGcgagaagcagcagaagagcaGACGCAACCGCAGGAGAGGGATCAATGGGGCAAGGGAGTGGAGTTTCTGTTCTCGTGCATTGCTCTAAGCGTGGGTCTCGGCAATGTTTGGCGCTTTCCGTTTATAGCCCTAGAAAATGGTGGCGGCGCCTTTCTGATACCCTATCTGGTGGTGCTGTTGCTAGTGGGTAGACCCGTCTACTACTTGGAAGTCCTCATTGGGCAATTTGCAAGTCGCGGTTGCATTCGCGCCTTTGATATGGTGCCCCTAATGAAAG GTGTTGCCTATGGCCAGGTGTATTCCACGGCCCTTGCAACCACCTACTATGCCTGCATCATGGCTTTGACTATACGCTATTTGGTGGTTTCCTTCTCGGAGGTGTTACCTTGGACCTATTGTCTGGTCGAGTGGGGTCCTCAGTGTGTTGCCACAGGAGTAACTGACAGCAATGCAACTCATTCAGGGCCGGGTATTTCTTCAGCGGAATTGTATTTTAC TCGCACTGTTCTACGAGAACCAGACAATTTGGATGATGGAGGCCTTGGCACACCAAGTTGGGAGATGGTCTTGTGCCTGCTGGTCACCTGGATCATAATCGCCATCACCTTGTTCAAGGGCATACGCAGCTCGGGCAAGGCATCAtactttctcgctctctttcccTATGTCATCATGCTGATCCTGTTGATCCGAGCGTTGACATTGCCTGGTGCCTGGCAGGGAATTGCGTATTTTGTGAAGCCACAGTGGGATCAGCTGCTCAATCCTCATGTGTGGTATGCGGCAATCACCCAAATGTTCTTCTCCCTGGCCATCTGCTTTGGCACCTTGGTCATGTATGCCTCATTCAATGATTTCCGCAAGCAAGTGCACAA GGATGTGATCATCATTACATCAATCGATTCGTTTACTTCTATTTTGGCTGGCTGCATCATTTTTGGCATCTTGGGAAATCTGGCCCATGAGACGAACACCACAGACATCTCCAGTGTCGTCAAGGGAGGTGCTGGACTCGCATTCATCTCGTATCCCGAGGCCATAGCCAAGTTCAAGTATCTGCCACAGTTGTTTGCGGcactcttcttcttcatgCTGCTTGTGCTGGGCATAGGCAGCAACATTGGCATGGCCTCCAGTGTGATCAACGTGGTCAAGGATCGTTTCCCTCATCTGCCACACTGGCAGCTCGCCATTGGCGCCTCGGTGATTGGCTTTCTCTGCGGCTTAGTCTATATGACACCTGGCGGTCAGTTTGTGCTCAATCTGGTAGACTTCTATGGCTGCACCTTCATTGCCCTCGTTCTTGCCATCGCCGAGCTGTTGGCTGTGGGGTGGATCTATGGCGTGAAGCGTCTCTGCAGCGACATTGACTTCATGTTGAATGTGAAGACTGGTTTCTATTGGCGCATCTGCTGGGCAATTGTGGCACCTGGTTTGATGTTCCTCGTGCTGGTTTACATGCTCTTCAGCTACGAGCCCTTGACATACAAGGGAGTCGCCTATCCACAGGAAGCATACATGGCCGGGTGGCTCATTTGGGGACTGGGCGTGGCACAGTTGCCCTTCTGGGCCATCTATACCATTTACCAACAGCCAGCGAACAGCTTCAGTGGC AAACTCAAGCTGGCATTGCAGCCAACTGCGGACTGGGGTCCTCGGCAGCCACAGCAGATGGAGGCATATCTTCAGCATCGTAGACAGGAAGCCGACATGAAAACGGAACGCAGAGCATTCTTTATAGACAACATATTTGGCTAG